In a single window of the Leptospira sanjuanensis genome:
- a CDS encoding retropepsin-like domain-containing protein — protein sequence MYQKTYLRILLSFVVFFFLSCSLIPSQARISSVSGGIEIILPFQERSGFRFIQLSLSPDEKPLRFLVDTGSRFSFLDEKYFSEQDAKRRIAVTYPGGKDDSVRKIRTIRLFHKSHPVFKEMTVHSHGFSGSLELDGIIGMDALYEKILILEYPNQIRFLETAGGEFAESMVPEFPGLAQNTEPLRFFSGHPVLEMNYSPDEKALLLMDTGADLSLLELPKPVPGFVEETSSSRPVQILNFQGKVLNVRTRFIRKLCIDTTSICVENLEILPSGLPVDFSGVPTGVRIQGILGVNWLNEHRILLDMKRSLIGIVGKDGGK from the coding sequence ATGTATCAAAAAACTTATCTGAGGATACTTCTCTCCTTCGTAGTTTTCTTTTTTCTTTCCTGTTCTCTGATTCCCTCGCAGGCACGGATCTCTTCCGTTTCCGGGGGAATCGAAATCATTCTTCCGTTTCAGGAACGAAGCGGATTCCGCTTTATTCAACTTTCCCTTTCCCCCGATGAAAAACCGCTCCGGTTTCTTGTGGATACCGGTTCGAGATTCTCCTTTTTGGATGAGAAATATTTTTCCGAACAGGATGCCAAACGAAGAATCGCGGTGACCTATCCCGGAGGGAAGGACGATTCGGTTCGAAAAATCCGGACGATCCGACTTTTTCACAAAAGCCATCCCGTTTTTAAGGAAATGACGGTTCATTCCCACGGTTTTTCCGGAAGTCTGGAACTGGACGGGATCATCGGGATGGACGCTCTGTATGAGAAAATTCTAATATTAGAATATCCGAATCAGATCCGTTTTCTCGAAACCGCGGGTGGAGAGTTCGCCGAGTCCATGGTTCCCGAATTTCCGGGTCTTGCACAGAACACGGAACCGCTCCGTTTTTTTTCCGGTCACCCGGTTTTAGAAATGAATTACAGCCCGGATGAAAAAGCCCTTCTTTTGATGGATACGGGCGCCGATCTGAGTCTTTTGGAACTTCCCAAACCGGTTCCCGGTTTTGTGGAGGAAACTTCCTCGAGTCGGCCGGTCCAGATTCTCAACTTTCAAGGCAAGGTTTTGAACGTAAGAACGCGTTTTATACGGAAACTTTGTATTGATACCACGTCTATTTGTGTGGAGAATCTCGAAATTCTTCCTTCCGGCCTTCCTGTGGATTTTTCGGGAGTTCCCACGGGAGTCCGAATCCAGGGAATTCTGGGAGTAAACTGGCTGAACGAGCATAGAATTCTTTTGGACATGAAACGGAGTCTTATAGGTATAGTAGGGAA